The proteins below come from a single Microbulbifer sp. Q7 genomic window:
- a CDS encoding efflux RND transporter periplasmic adaptor subunit, which translates to MARFLVVGLLVLAFGGCAKDAPPPAPNAPPVEVLAVREHQVVPRFEYVGRVEATDEYQVRPRVEGYIEMRNFVEGQMVQQGELLYQIDPKPFIAALDNQRANLAQARSALQVAQRNYQRGRELVKTGAISQVQMDELTGNFESAESQVAAMQADLEAAQLNLSYTEIRAPLTGLIGRSQYTEGSLVGPATEPLTSIVRMDPIYVAFEVPENRLFAVQEEAERRRQQGSAPVKRAVRIKQPDGELYPYPGLIVFVDNQIDQATGSALVRARFPNPERLLTQGQFARVVISVFAGADAVKPLIPQSAVLEDMQGRFIYVVDDQNIAHKRYLELGQRENALWAVDSGLKPGERIIVNGLQRVSPGKPVAPQNTAMNPYKGLKTQAPPSQTSPVSQIRQGQVTPGERRAAGAGADGAGSREVLEGEADENAERLPDEYFDGK; encoded by the coding sequence ATGGCGCGATTTCTCGTCGTTGGTTTATTGGTGTTGGCATTTGGCGGCTGCGCAAAAGACGCGCCACCACCCGCGCCCAATGCGCCCCCTGTGGAGGTGCTGGCGGTGCGCGAACACCAGGTGGTTCCCCGGTTTGAATACGTCGGCAGAGTGGAAGCGACGGATGAGTACCAGGTGCGCCCGCGGGTAGAGGGCTACATCGAGATGCGCAATTTTGTGGAGGGGCAAATGGTGCAGCAGGGCGAGCTGCTCTACCAGATTGACCCCAAACCCTTTATTGCTGCACTGGATAACCAGCGGGCGAATCTGGCGCAAGCCCGCTCGGCCTTGCAGGTGGCGCAGCGGAACTACCAGCGCGGTCGCGAACTGGTGAAAACCGGTGCCATCAGTCAGGTACAGATGGATGAACTGACCGGAAATTTCGAGTCCGCTGAATCTCAGGTAGCGGCCATGCAGGCCGACCTCGAAGCGGCGCAGCTGAATCTTTCCTATACCGAAATTCGCGCACCGTTGACCGGCCTGATCGGGCGCTCGCAATATACCGAGGGCTCGCTGGTTGGCCCGGCGACCGAGCCGCTGACCTCCATCGTGCGCATGGACCCCATCTACGTGGCCTTCGAGGTCCCGGAAAATCGCCTGTTCGCGGTGCAGGAGGAGGCTGAGCGTCGGCGCCAGCAGGGCTCGGCGCCGGTCAAGCGCGCGGTGCGCATCAAACAGCCGGATGGCGAACTCTATCCCTACCCGGGCCTGATTGTGTTTGTCGATAACCAGATTGATCAGGCCACCGGCTCGGCACTGGTGCGTGCCCGCTTCCCCAACCCGGAACGCTTGCTCACCCAGGGGCAGTTTGCCCGCGTGGTGATCAGCGTCTTTGCCGGGGCAGACGCGGTAAAACCGCTGATTCCCCAATCGGCGGTGCTGGAGGATATGCAGGGCCGCTTTATCTATGTGGTGGATGATCAAAACATCGCGCACAAGCGGTACCTGGAGCTGGGGCAGCGGGAAAACGCACTCTGGGCCGTCGATTCGGGGCTGAAACCCGGCGAGAGGATCATTGTGAATGGCTTGCAGCGGGTAAGTCCGGGGAAGCCAGTAGCTCCGCAAAACACCGCCATGAATCCCTATAAGGGCCTCAAGACCCAGGCTCCGCCCAGCCAGACCAGCCCCGTGTCTCAGATTCGTCAGGGGCAGGTGACCCCGGGGGAGCGGCGTGCGGCGGGTGCCGGGGCCGATGGTGCAGGTTCCCGTGAAGTACTTGAGGGTGAGGCCGACGAAAATGCCGAACGGCTGCCCGACGAATACTTTGATGGCAAGTGA
- a CDS encoding DNA-3-methyladenine glycosylase 2 family protein, with amino-acid sequence MKPSTDYSPDHPCGSSGDSSGEPCGGEVHARPDTERCRRARLSRDRRFDGHFYTAVKTTRIFCRPICPARPPLEKNVEYFATAAEAAAAGYRPCLRCRPDAAPGSPAWGLVSTTVQRALKLMRAEREAHSIEQLAERLGISSRYLRKLFAEHIGLSPLQVWQTERALFAFGLLRDTRLPVADIAFAAGFSSLRRFNGVFKSIYRRTPSQVRRAPAAPSGRAEAATPIQMTLSYRPPFDWPALLAFFAARTLPGVEQVIPADDPEQGEYRRSFQLHGQRGLLRVTHEPAKGWLRVRVYGDGCGAVLYPLREKLRRLFDLDADTEEIAAHLRTDPLLAQMLAVNLGVRLPGAWDPFEYTLRAILGQQISVAAATTIAGRVARRYGETFAGPEGELLLFPTAEQLRDADFAEIGVTRSRAQTLRTFVAATLNGEIDFDEPDLEAFCAQMTALPGIGDWTAQYTAMRGLSMPDAFPASDLGILIALGDRGGEQQRKATPKQALARAESWRPWRAYGALLLWQSLKLTSATGAST; translated from the coding sequence ATGAAACCTTCTACTGACTACTCCCCTGATCATCCCTGCGGCTCTTCCGGCGATTCTTCCGGTGAGCCTTGTGGCGGCGAGGTGCATGCGCGCCCGGATACTGAACGCTGCCGCCGCGCGCGCCTGTCCCGCGACCGGCGCTTCGATGGCCATTTCTACACCGCGGTAAAAACCACCCGCATTTTCTGCCGACCGATCTGCCCGGCGCGTCCGCCGCTGGAGAAAAATGTTGAGTACTTCGCGACGGCTGCGGAGGCGGCTGCGGCGGGTTATCGTCCGTGCCTGCGCTGTCGCCCCGACGCCGCGCCGGGCAGCCCCGCCTGGGGCCTGGTTTCCACCACCGTGCAGCGCGCGCTCAAGCTGATGCGCGCGGAGCGCGAGGCCCATTCCATCGAGCAACTGGCGGAACGCCTCGGCATCAGCAGCCGCTATTTGCGCAAACTGTTTGCCGAGCATATCGGTCTGAGCCCGCTGCAGGTGTGGCAGACCGAGCGGGCACTGTTCGCCTTTGGCCTGCTGCGCGACACCCGCCTGCCGGTGGCGGATATTGCATTTGCCGCAGGATTTAGCAGCCTGCGCCGTTTCAATGGTGTGTTCAAATCCATTTATCGGCGCACGCCCTCGCAGGTGCGGCGCGCGCCGGCTGCCCCCTCAGGCAGGGCGGAGGCGGCGACGCCCATCCAGATGACGCTGAGCTATCGTCCTCCATTTGACTGGCCGGCACTGCTGGCCTTTTTTGCTGCGCGAACCCTGCCGGGGGTGGAGCAGGTGATACCCGCGGACGACCCGGAGCAGGGCGAATACCGACGCAGCTTCCAGCTGCACGGTCAGCGCGGGCTGTTGCGTGTGACCCATGAGCCCGCTAAAGGGTGGTTGCGCGTACGTGTGTATGGCGATGGCTGCGGTGCCGTACTGTATCCGTTGCGGGAGAAGCTTCGGCGGCTGTTCGACCTGGATGCCGACACGGAGGAAATTGCTGCGCATCTGCGCACGGACCCGTTACTGGCGCAGATGCTGGCAGTGAACCTGGGGGTGCGCCTGCCCGGGGCCTGGGATCCGTTCGAGTACACGCTGCGGGCGATTCTCGGCCAGCAGATCTCGGTGGCGGCGGCGACTACCATTGCCGGGCGCGTGGCGCGCCGCTACGGTGAGACCTTCGCCGGGCCGGAAGGGGAGCTGCTGCTGTTCCCCACCGCAGAACAGCTCCGCGATGCGGACTTCGCCGAAATCGGGGTTACCCGGAGCCGTGCGCAAACCCTGCGGACCTTCGTCGCGGCCACGTTGAACGGTGAGATCGACTTTGACGAGCCGGATCTCGAGGCCTTCTGCGCACAGATGACCGCGTTGCCCGGTATCGGCGACTGGACCGCCCAGTACACCGCCATGCGCGGCCTGTCCATGCCCGATGCCTTTCCCGCGTCTGATCTCGGGATTCTGATCGCTCTCGGAGATCGAGGGGGCGAGCAGCAACGAAAGGCGACACCCAAACAGGCCCTGGCGCGGGCGGAGTCCTGGCGCCCCTGGCGGGCCTATGGGGCACTGCTGCTGTGGCAGTCGCTTAAA
- a CDS encoding efflux RND transporter permease subunit yields the protein MISATFIRRPRFALVISILITLAGILSLPLLPVAQFPDITPPTVVVSASYPGASAEVMRDSVAVPIESQVNGVEGMQYMSSTSSNDGTYSLTVTFESGYDGDIAQVNVQNRVQQAASSLPPEVTRSGVTVQKKSNTILLVVNLLSADDQFDTLFLSNYAEIFIKDELARIAGVSDVQIMGAQNYAMRLWLNPDKMAALDVTANDVIAAVQAQNLQVAAGKIGAPPIRKEQQFQYSILSRGRLEDVKEFENISLRAKPTGGMVRMKDIARVELGSASYSAYGELDGKPSAVIAVYQLPDANAMDVAKNIGKRIEELSARFPEGLEAQILYDTTTFVSASLKEVVQTLVIALLLVIVVVFLFLQDWRATLIPAIAIPVSLVGTFALMYVAGMTINTVTLFALILAIGIVVDDAIIVVENTQRLLSDGLAPREAAMQSMREVTGPVIATTAVLFSVFVPVMLMPGLTGKMYQQFALTIAMAVFISSVNALTLSPALSAILLRPARSDGGEAGEKRSGVFGVFNRILHRSTHVYSGVVRFSVRRPLIGLLSIAGICALCAWLFSAVPTGFIPDEDQGFFMMNVQLPDGASLERTAPVVSQLSENIRELPGVAHVMAVPGFNLLSNSLTSNSAFMIVTLHPWDERDTPALNQFAILRQVQQLGAAVPEAQVQVFPVPALPGLGTIGGFEYVLEDLQGREIQELAGVLYGLLGAANERPEIAQAFTTYQAASPQLELQVDKDKAHILGLRLSDVYLTLQTYLGSYYINDFNRFGKVFQVLAQADAEYRDSEEDLSGFFVRANSGRLVPVSSVAQVEPVVAPQTVQRYNLYNSITVNGNAAPGFSSGEAMRAMEALGAQLPEGYGYEWTGASLEEISAGSLAPILFSLAILFAFLFLVAQYESWTIPIAVLLAIPVAIAGGLLACFLTGSVSDLYTQIGLVLLIAMSTKTAILIVEFAVLQRDSGASIEEAAVQATHLRFRAVLMTAMSFVLGIFPLVVATGAGAASRVSLGLVVFGGMLAASIFSTFLVPVYYSLVQSMREKVKGGKPPAAVGGGDGPAESKTQPES from the coding sequence TTGATCAGCGCGACCTTTATTCGCCGGCCACGGTTTGCGCTGGTGATCTCTATTCTGATTACGCTGGCGGGAATTCTATCGCTGCCACTGTTACCCGTTGCACAATTTCCCGATATTACCCCGCCAACGGTGGTGGTGAGTGCCAGCTATCCCGGCGCCAGTGCGGAAGTTATGCGCGATAGTGTAGCGGTGCCGATCGAGTCACAGGTGAACGGGGTAGAGGGCATGCAGTATATGTCGTCGACCAGCAGTAACGACGGCACCTACAGCCTGACCGTGACGTTTGAAAGTGGCTATGACGGGGATATCGCACAGGTTAACGTACAGAATCGGGTGCAGCAGGCCGCATCGAGCCTGCCACCGGAAGTGACACGCAGTGGTGTCACCGTGCAGAAAAAATCCAACACCATTTTGCTGGTGGTCAATCTGCTGTCGGCCGATGACCAGTTCGACACTTTGTTTCTCTCCAACTACGCGGAAATTTTTATCAAGGACGAGCTGGCCCGAATTGCCGGTGTCAGCGATGTGCAGATCATGGGCGCCCAGAATTACGCCATGCGCCTGTGGCTGAATCCGGACAAAATGGCCGCGCTGGATGTGACCGCCAACGACGTCATCGCCGCAGTACAGGCGCAGAATCTGCAAGTGGCGGCGGGAAAAATCGGTGCCCCGCCCATCCGCAAGGAGCAACAGTTCCAGTACAGTATTCTGTCGCGCGGTCGCCTGGAGGATGTCAAAGAGTTCGAGAATATCAGCCTGCGCGCCAAGCCCACCGGTGGCATGGTGCGCATGAAAGATATCGCACGGGTGGAGCTGGGCAGTGCCAGTTACAGTGCCTACGGTGAGCTGGATGGCAAACCCTCCGCGGTGATCGCGGTGTATCAACTGCCGGATGCCAATGCCATGGATGTGGCAAAAAACATTGGCAAGAGAATCGAGGAGCTCTCCGCCCGCTTTCCGGAGGGGCTGGAGGCGCAGATTCTCTACGACACCACCACTTTTGTGAGCGCATCGCTGAAAGAAGTCGTGCAAACACTGGTGATTGCCCTGTTGCTGGTGATCGTGGTGGTGTTCCTGTTTTTACAGGACTGGCGCGCGACCTTGATTCCCGCCATTGCGATTCCCGTTTCGCTGGTGGGCACCTTTGCGCTGATGTATGTGGCGGGGATGACAATCAACACGGTCACCCTGTTTGCGTTGATCCTGGCCATCGGCATTGTGGTCGACGATGCGATCATTGTGGTGGAAAACACACAACGGCTACTGAGTGATGGTCTGGCCCCCAGAGAGGCCGCGATGCAGTCCATGCGTGAAGTGACCGGCCCGGTGATTGCAACCACCGCAGTGCTGTTTTCGGTGTTTGTGCCAGTGATGTTGATGCCCGGGCTGACCGGGAAAATGTATCAGCAGTTTGCCTTGACCATTGCCATGGCGGTGTTTATTTCCAGCGTGAATGCCCTGACATTGAGCCCGGCCCTGAGTGCCATCCTGCTGCGTCCCGCCCGTTCTGATGGGGGTGAAGCGGGTGAAAAACGGTCGGGAGTGTTCGGTGTCTTCAATCGCATCCTGCACCGTTCCACCCATGTATATTCGGGTGTTGTGCGCTTTAGCGTACGTCGCCCGTTAATTGGGCTCCTCTCGATTGCCGGTATCTGTGCCCTGTGCGCCTGGCTGTTTTCCGCGGTGCCCACGGGCTTTATTCCCGATGAGGACCAGGGTTTCTTCATGATGAATGTGCAGTTGCCGGATGGTGCCTCACTGGAGAGAACCGCACCGGTGGTCAGCCAGTTGAGTGAGAATATCCGCGAGCTCCCGGGGGTTGCCCATGTGATGGCCGTGCCTGGATTCAATCTGTTGTCGAATAGCCTGACTTCCAACTCGGCCTTCATGATCGTCACACTGCACCCCTGGGACGAGCGCGACACACCGGCGCTAAACCAGTTTGCGATTCTCCGCCAGGTCCAGCAGCTGGGTGCGGCGGTGCCGGAGGCTCAGGTCCAGGTTTTCCCGGTGCCCGCATTGCCGGGGCTGGGTACGATTGGCGGATTTGAGTATGTGCTGGAGGATTTGCAGGGGCGGGAAATTCAGGAGCTGGCCGGGGTGCTGTACGGCTTGCTCGGGGCAGCCAATGAGCGCCCGGAAATCGCGCAGGCATTTACCACCTATCAGGCGGCTTCTCCCCAGCTGGAGTTGCAGGTAGATAAAGACAAGGCGCACATCCTGGGACTGAGGCTGTCCGATGTCTATCTCACTTTACAGACCTATTTGGGCAGCTACTACATCAACGACTTCAACCGCTTCGGCAAGGTGTTCCAGGTGCTGGCGCAGGCGGATGCGGAGTATCGGGATAGCGAGGAAGACCTGAGTGGTTTCTTTGTGCGCGCCAATAGCGGCCGCCTGGTGCCCGTGAGTTCGGTGGCGCAGGTGGAGCCTGTGGTGGCGCCACAGACGGTGCAGCGTTACAACCTGTACAACAGTATCACGGTCAATGGCAACGCGGCGCCGGGATTCTCCAGCGGCGAGGCCATGCGGGCCATGGAAGCGTTAGGCGCGCAGTTGCCGGAGGGCTACGGTTACGAATGGACGGGAGCCAGCCTGGAGGAGATCAGTGCCGGCAGTCTCGCCCCGATTCTATTTAGCCTGGCGATCCTGTTTGCCTTCCTGTTTCTGGTGGCGCAATACGAGAGCTGGACGATTCCCATTGCGGTGCTGCTGGCGATTCCCGTGGCGATTGCCGGTGGTTTGCTGGCCTGTTTCCTGACCGGGAGTGTCAGTGATCTCTATACCCAGATCGGCCTGGTGCTGCTGATCGCCATGTCGACAAAGACCGCCATTCTGATCGTGGAGTTCGCAGTGTTGCAGCGCGACAGTGGTGCCTCGATTGAAGAGGCCGCGGTGCAGGCCACGCACTTGCGATTCCGCGCGGTATTGATGACGGCGATGTCGTTTGTGCTGGGTATTTTTCCGCTGGTGGTGGCCACCGGTGCCGGCGCTGCCAGCCGGGTTTCTCTGGGACTCGTGGTGTTTGGTGGCATGCTTGCTGCAAGTATTTTCTCCACCTTTCTGGTGCCCGTTTATTACTCATTGGTGCAATCCATGCGCGAGAAGGTAAAAGGGGGCAAGCCGCCTGCTGCCGTGGGTGGCGGTGATGGCCCGGCAGAATCAAAAACACAACCTGAATCCTGA
- a CDS encoding CoA pyrophosphatase: MLEIIESKFTAVKDELLAKVPNGPSLHGHAAVLLALTDEPDPQVILTLRSQQLSSHSGEVSLPGGRWDETDPSLEFTALRETHEEIGLPADQVRVLGPLWTRTTRWQVEVTPWLGIVPPDAPLTPNPGELDAIFRVPLAWFFDDPRIRTDRITIDQRRIYLPAYEYEGFEIWGFTAGVLTEFLVRVLDVPIGRRDDVPVRALS; this comes from the coding sequence ATGCTGGAAATCATTGAAAGCAAATTCACTGCAGTAAAAGATGAACTGCTGGCAAAAGTGCCCAACGGGCCCAGTCTGCATGGTCATGCAGCGGTGTTGCTGGCGCTGACGGATGAGCCAGACCCGCAAGTCATTCTTACCCTGCGCTCGCAGCAGTTGTCGAGTCATTCCGGTGAAGTCTCTCTACCCGGCGGGCGCTGGGATGAGACCGACCCCTCCCTGGAATTTACCGCCCTGCGTGAAACCCACGAAGAAATCGGCTTGCCCGCAGATCAGGTGCGCGTGCTGGGCCCCCTGTGGACACGCACCACCCGCTGGCAGGTGGAAGTGACGCCGTGGCTGGGGATCGTGCCCCCGGATGCGCCCCTGACGCCCAACCCCGGTGAGCTGGATGCTATTTTTCGCGTGCCACTGGCGTGGTTCTTTGATGATCCGCGTATACGCACCGACCGTATTACCATCGACCAGCGCCGTATCTATCTGCCGGCCTACGAGTATGAAGGCTTCGAGATCTGGGGCTTTACCGCCGGGGTGCTGACGGAGTTTCTGGTGCGCGTGCTGGATGTGCCCATAGGCCGCCGGGATGATGTGCCTGTTAGAGCCCTCAGCTAA
- a CDS encoding ABC transporter ATP-binding protein/permease, whose protein sequence is MPRPKSAVALEDVHWGALKTLFPYLLEFKRPVLLALLCLVGAKAASVGLPFLLKYIVDDLDQAGGAAAAVALPLGLLLAYGFVRFSSVLFGELRDTIFGRVTERAQRRVGLEVFQHLHRLDLDYHLNRRTGGLSRDIERGNSGIGFLMRFMVFNIVPTLVEIVMVAGLLWWNYNAGFALLVLGAVVVYIGFSVVATEWRTRYVRELNQAESESSSRAVDSLLNYETVKYFGNERYEAQHYDRELATWEQARRKNRLSLFGLNAGQTFIIAAALCGAMVMAAVNVTRGSMTIGDFVLINAIMMQIFIPLNFLGFVYREMKGALANIEKMFSILDVKPAIEDAEGAPGLGIEQGAIEFRDVHFGYSADREVLKGVSFTVRPRQKVAIVGASGAGKSTLFKLLFRFYDVTSGSIRVDGQDVRAVSQDSLRATIGVVPQDTVLFNQSILENVRYGRVDASDEAVRAAIRHAQLDDFIAQLPEGVHTTVGERGLKLSGGEKQRVAIARAILKHPPIMVFDEATSSLDSHSEQGILHALQEISREQTTLVIAHRLSTVVDADCILVMDQGRIVEQGSHGDLIAAGGRYAEMWRIQQQERARESGHSGARLTS, encoded by the coding sequence ATGCCCAGACCCAAGTCCGCCGTCGCCCTCGAAGATGTCCACTGGGGTGCACTGAAAACCCTGTTTCCCTATCTGCTGGAATTCAAGCGTCCGGTATTATTGGCGCTGCTGTGCCTGGTGGGTGCCAAGGCCGCCAGTGTCGGCCTGCCTTTTCTGCTCAAATATATCGTCGATGACCTGGACCAGGCGGGCGGCGCGGCGGCGGCTGTTGCGCTGCCGCTGGGGTTGTTGCTGGCCTATGGTTTCGTCCGTTTTTCCTCGGTACTGTTTGGTGAGCTGCGCGATACCATTTTTGGCCGGGTGACCGAACGCGCCCAGCGACGTGTAGGGCTCGAGGTGTTCCAGCACTTGCACCGCCTGGATCTGGATTACCACCTCAATCGCCGCACCGGCGGGTTGTCGCGGGATATCGAACGCGGTAATTCCGGCATCGGATTTCTGATGCGGTTTATGGTGTTCAACATTGTGCCTACGCTGGTGGAAATCGTGATGGTGGCGGGCTTGTTGTGGTGGAACTACAACGCTGGCTTTGCGCTGCTGGTACTGGGTGCGGTGGTGGTCTATATCGGTTTCTCAGTGGTGGCCACCGAGTGGCGCACGCGCTATGTACGTGAGCTCAATCAGGCCGAATCCGAGAGCAGTAGCCGGGCCGTGGACAGCCTGCTGAATTATGAAACCGTCAAGTACTTTGGCAATGAACGGTACGAGGCGCAGCACTACGATCGCGAGCTGGCCACCTGGGAGCAGGCGCGGCGCAAGAACCGCCTGTCGCTCTTCGGTTTGAACGCCGGCCAGACGTTTATCATCGCCGCCGCCCTGTGCGGTGCGATGGTGATGGCCGCCGTCAATGTCACCCGCGGCAGCATGACCATTGGTGATTTCGTGCTGATCAACGCCATCATGATGCAGATTTTTATTCCACTGAATTTTCTCGGTTTCGTCTACCGGGAAATGAAGGGGGCGCTGGCAAATATCGAAAAAATGTTCTCCATCCTCGATGTGAAACCGGCGATCGAAGATGCCGAAGGTGCCCCCGGACTTGGTATCGAACAGGGGGCGATCGAGTTCCGCGACGTGCACTTTGGCTACAGCGCCGACCGCGAGGTGCTCAAAGGGGTGAGCTTTACCGTGCGGCCGCGGCAAAAGGTAGCCATCGTGGGGGCCAGTGGTGCCGGCAAGTCCACGCTGTTCAAGCTGCTGTTTCGGTTCTATGACGTGACCAGTGGCAGTATCCGTGTGGACGGGCAGGATGTCCGTGCGGTGAGCCAGGACTCCCTGCGTGCCACCATTGGTGTGGTGCCCCAGGATACCGTGCTGTTCAATCAGTCGATTCTGGAAAACGTGCGCTATGGCCGCGTCGATGCCAGCGACGAGGCGGTGCGCGCGGCGATCCGTCACGCGCAGCTGGATGACTTTATCGCGCAACTGCCGGAGGGGGTGCATACCACCGTCGGGGAGCGCGGCCTGAAGCTTTCCGGCGGCGAAAAGCAGCGTGTGGCCATCGCCCGTGCAATTTTGAAGCATCCTCCCATCATGGTGTTTGACGAGGCTACCTCCAGCCTGGACAGCCACTCCGAGCAGGGCATTCTGCATGCGCTGCAGGAAATTTCCCGGGAGCAGACCACCCTGGTGATCGCGCATCGCCTGTCTACGGTGGTGGATGCCGACTGTATTCTGGTAATGGATCAGGGACGTATCGTGGAGCAGGGCAGTCACGGGGATCTGATCGCCGCCGGCGGCCGCTATGCGGAAATGTGGCGAATACAACAACAAGAGCGAGCGCGAGAATCGGGGCACAGCGGGGCGCGGCTGACTTCCTGA
- a CDS encoding Zn-dependent hydrolase, with translation MKTALFAASALALAIMAGCSSDEKSTAKPETAAPAEHSAQQAADTAQPATGPQAGGIAKGVDPSRFNIYAPVELNADLSSLSDNQRQMIGKLIDASKIMDQLFWLQSYGPAQELLSGIDDSAARKFADINYGPWDRLNDNKPFIEGYGDKPLGAEFYPEDMTKQEFEAWNQPGKEGLYSLVRRDSNGKLELVPYHQAYKTELEKASALLREASELAEDPGFAGYLKLRADALLDDQFRESDMAWMDMKDNRIDVVIGPIENYEDQLFAYRTAYESYVLLKDMAWSEKLSKFAAFLPELQRGLPVDDKYKAETPGTDSDLNAYDVLYYAGHSNAGSKTIAINLPNDEEVQLKKGTRRLQLKNAMRAKFDQILVPISGVLIAEDQRKHITFDAFFGNTMFHEVAHGLGIKKTVTDGANVRQALKETSSALEEGKADILGLYMITKLHEKGEIEEGELMDNYVTFLAGIFRSVRFGAASAHGKANMMRFNFFQQEGAFSRDEATGQYSVDFDKMQAAMTKLSNLILTIQGDGDYKKSKDLLDNMGVVGSELQADLDRLKDASIPVDVTFIQGKEVLGIK, from the coding sequence ATGAAAACTGCACTATTCGCGGCATCCGCCCTGGCACTCGCCATTATGGCGGGCTGCTCTTCTGACGAAAAATCCACCGCCAAGCCGGAAACCGCGGCTCCAGCGGAGCATTCGGCGCAGCAGGCGGCCGATACCGCACAGCCAGCCACAGGCCCTCAGGCTGGTGGAATCGCCAAGGGTGTGGATCCCTCCCGGTTCAATATTTATGCGCCGGTCGAATTGAATGCAGACCTGTCTTCTCTCTCCGACAACCAGCGCCAGATGATCGGCAAGCTGATTGACGCCAGTAAAATCATGGACCAGCTGTTCTGGCTGCAATCCTACGGCCCCGCACAGGAGTTGCTGAGCGGTATCGACGATAGCGCCGCGCGTAAATTTGCTGATATCAATTACGGCCCCTGGGATCGGTTGAACGATAACAAGCCGTTTATTGAAGGCTATGGCGACAAGCCGCTGGGCGCCGAGTTTTATCCGGAAGACATGACCAAGCAGGAATTTGAAGCCTGGAATCAGCCCGGGAAAGAAGGGCTCTACTCCCTGGTGCGCCGTGACAGTAACGGCAAGCTGGAACTGGTGCCTTACCACCAGGCCTACAAGACCGAGCTGGAAAAGGCTTCCGCCCTGCTGCGCGAGGCCTCCGAGCTGGCCGAGGATCCGGGTTTCGCCGGCTACCTGAAGCTGCGTGCCGATGCGCTGTTAGACGATCAGTTCCGCGAAAGCGACATGGCCTGGATGGACATGAAGGACAACCGCATCGACGTGGTGATCGGCCCGATTGAAAATTACGAAGACCAGCTGTTCGCCTATCGCACCGCCTACGAGTCCTATGTTCTGCTGAAAGACATGGCGTGGAGTGAAAAGCTGTCCAAGTTCGCCGCCTTCCTGCCGGAACTGCAGCGCGGCCTGCCGGTGGACGACAAGTACAAGGCGGAAACTCCCGGAACCGATTCCGACCTGAATGCCTACGATGTGCTGTATTACGCAGGCCACAGTAATGCCGGCTCAAAAACCATCGCCATCAACCTGCCGAACGACGAAGAAGTGCAGCTGAAGAAAGGCACCCGCCGCCTGCAGCTGAAAAACGCCATGCGCGCAAAGTTCGACCAGATCCTGGTGCCCATCAGCGGTGTACTGATCGCCGAGGACCAGCGCAAGCACATCACGTTCGACGCCTTCTTCGGCAATACCATGTTCCACGAAGTGGCCCACGGCCTTGGTATCAAGAAAACCGTCACTGACGGGGCCAATGTGCGCCAGGCGCTGAAAGAAACGTCCTCCGCGCTGGAAGAGGGCAAGGCGGATATCCTCGGCCTGTACATGATCACCAAGCTGCACGAAAAAGGTGAGATTGAAGAAGGTGAGCTGATGGACAACTACGTGACCTTCCTCGCTGGTATTTTCCGCAGCGTACGCTTCGGCGCCGCCAGCGCCCACGGCAAGGCGAACATGATGCGTTTCAACTTCTTCCAGCAGGAAGGCGCGTTCTCCCGCGACGAAGCCACCGGCCAGTACAGTGTGGACTTCGACAAAATGCAGGCGGCCATGACCAAGCTGTCCAACCTGATCCTGACTATTCAGGGGGACGGCGATTACAAGAAATCCAAAGATCTGCTGGACAATATGGGTGTGGTTGGTAGCGAGCTGCAGGCCGATCTGGATCGCCTGAAAGACGCCAGCATTCCGGTGGATGTGACCTTTATCCAGGGCAAGGAAGTGCTGGGGATCAAGTAG